From a region of the Malania oleifera isolate guangnan ecotype guangnan chromosome 12, ASM2987363v1, whole genome shotgun sequence genome:
- the LOC131145026 gene encoding putative pentatricopeptide repeat-containing protein At5g40405, with amino-acid sequence MSSLRCFAKHPTISVVGSCSSLREIQQIHTQLLVNGVLNDHHLLSQFVAAIALNHPSNLDYSSQVLDQCENPTVFALNSMIRAHSKSANPQRSFYFYNRILHSTHNLYPDNYTFNFLVRTCAQLLARETGLSVHAALLKHGFEHDPHVHSGLINMYAELGRLDSSVRVFMEISEPDFVTQTATVSALAKSGDVDFARELFDKMPYKDPIAWNAMIAGYAQCGHSREALRLFHLMQMEGVKVNEPSMVSVLSACTQLGALDQGRWAHAYIERKNLHMTLTLGSALVDMYAKCGNMDKAMEVFWGLKVKNVYTWTIAMGGLAMNGAGEKCLELFSLMKQDGVQPNEVTFVSVLRGCSVVGLVEEGRKHFYSMSKVYGIEPQLEHYGCMVDLFGRVGRLDEALNFISNMPLKPHAGAWGALLNACRIYRNMELGELASRKLVELEAKNHGAFVLLSNIYAESKNWDRVSNVRQIMKAKGVRKLPGCSVIEVDGEVHEFFVGDESHPRYGEIEEMLGEISKRLQLSGYVANTNPVLFDIEEEEKEGALYKHSEKVAIAFGLVSLKECVPIRVVMNLRVCWDCHDVTKRISKIFNREIILRDRNRFHHFKDGECSCKGYW; translated from the coding sequence ATGAGCTCCTTAAGATGTTTTGCCAAACACCCAACAATTTCTGTGGTAGGATCATGCTCCAGCCTCAGAGAGATCCAGCAAATCCACACCCAGTTGCTCGTTAATGGCGTCCTCAACGACCATCACCTCCTCTCCCAATTTGTAGCCGCTATAGCGCTTAATCACCCAAGTAATCTTGACTATTCCAGTCAAGTCCTGGATCAATGTGAGAATCCTACTGTCTTCGCCTTGAACTCCATGATCAGAGCACACTCCAAAAGCGCAAACCCTCAAAGAAGTTTCTACTTCTACAACAGAATTCTTCATTCCACCCACAATCTTTACCCTGACAATTACACATTCAATTTCTTGGTCCGGACGTGCGCACAGCTTTTGGCACGTGAGACTGGTCTGTCCGTTCATGCCGCCCTTTTGAAACACGGCTTTGAGCATGACCCGCATGTTCACAGTGGTTTGATTAATATGTATGCCGAATTGGGTCGCTTGGACTCCTCAGTGCGAGTGTTTATGGAAATTTCTGAGCCGGATTTTGTGACCCAGACAGCAACTGTAAGTGCTTTAGCGAAATCTGGCGATGTTGATTTTGCACGGGAGCTGTTTGATAAAATGCCTTATAAGGACCCTATTGCATGGAATGCAATGATTGCAGGGTATGCACAATGTGGGCACTCGAGGGAAGCTTTACGGTTATTCCACTTAATGCAGATGGAGGGTGTAAAGGTTAATGAGCCGTCAATGGTTTCGGTTTTATCTGCATGCACCCAGCTGGGTGCGTTGGATCAGGGGAGATGGGCCCATGCATATATAGAGAGGAAAAATCTCCACATGACTTTGACTCTAGGGAGTGCACTCGTTGACATGTATGCAAAATGCGGGAACATGGATAAAGCCATGGAAGTCTTTTGGGGATTGAAAGTGAAGAATGTATATACATGGACTATTGCCATGGGTGGGCTAGCGATGAATGGTGCTGGTGAGAAATGTCTTGAGCTTTTTTCCCTTATGAAACAAGATGGTGTTCAGCCCAATGAAGTCACATTTGTTTCAGTTTTGAGGGGTTGTAGTGTGGTTGGGCTGGTTGAGGAAGGTCGCAAGCATTTTTACTCGATGAGTAAAGTGTATGGGATTGAGCCCCAGCTAGAGCATTATGGGTGCATGGTTGATCTGTTTGGCCGAGTTGGACGCTTGGATGAAGCCTTAAACTTTATAAGTAACATGCCCCTGAAGCCTCATGCTGGTGCTTGGGGTGCTTTGCTTAATGCTTGTAGAATCTATAGAAATATGGAATTGGGTGAGCTTGCCTCGAGAAAGTTAGTAGAGCTAGAGGCAAAAAATCATGGTGCTTTTGTGCTTTTGTCAAATATATATGCAGAGTCCAAGAATTGGGATAGGGTCAGCAATGTGAGACAGATAATGAAGGCTAAAGGAGTGAGGAAGCTCCCTGGTTGTAGTGTTATAGAAGTAGATGGTGAAGTTCATGAGTTTTTTGTTGGGGATGAATCCCACCCAAGGTATGGTGAAATTGAGGAaatgttgggagagatatcaaagAGGCTGCAATTATCAGGGTATGTGGCAAACACGAATCCTGTGCTGTTTGATatagaagaagaggagaaagAGGGTGCATTGTATAAACATAGTGAGAAGGTTGCCATTGCTTTTGGTTTGGTTAGTTTGAAGGAATGTGTGCCCATTCGGGTTGTgatgaacctaagagtttgttgGGATTGCCATGATGTTACGAAAAGAATATCCAAAATTTTTAACAGGGAGATTATTTTGAGGGATAGGAATAGGTTCCACCATTTTAAAGATGGGGAATGCTCCTGTAAGGGGTATTGGTGA